One window from the genome of Variovorax sp. PAMC26660 encodes:
- a CDS encoding class 1 fructose-bisphosphatase has product MAQQQKISLTRYLVEQQRADGLIPGQLRLLLEVVARACKSISQAVNKGALGGVLGTAESENVQGEIQKKLDIIANEVLIEANEWGGHLAAMASEEMETIHVVPNRYPQGEYLLMFDPLDGSSNIDVNVSIGTIFSVLKKPDDHPGVQEGDFLQPGTQQVAAGYCIYGPQTTLVLTVGNGVAMFTLDREQGSFVLTQEDIQIPVDTKEFAINMSNMRHWDEPMKRYIDECLAGKEGPRGKDFNMRWIASMVADVHRILMRGGVFMYPWDKREPEKAGKLRLMYEANPMSWLVEQAGGAATNGKQRILDLKPTKLHERVSVMLGSRNEVERLTQYHAEKA; this is encoded by the coding sequence ATGGCTCAACAACAAAAGATTTCCCTCACCCGCTACCTCGTCGAACAACAGCGCGCCGACGGCCTCATTCCCGGTCAATTGCGCCTGCTGCTCGAAGTGGTGGCCCGCGCCTGCAAGAGCATCAGCCAGGCCGTCAACAAGGGCGCGCTGGGCGGCGTGCTCGGCACCGCCGAGAGCGAGAACGTGCAGGGCGAGATTCAGAAGAAGCTGGACATCATCGCCAACGAAGTGCTGATCGAGGCCAACGAATGGGGCGGCCACCTCGCGGCCATGGCCAGCGAGGAGATGGAAACCATCCACGTGGTGCCCAACCGCTACCCGCAGGGCGAATACCTGTTGATGTTCGACCCGCTCGACGGCAGCAGCAACATCGACGTGAACGTGAGCATCGGCACCATCTTCAGCGTGCTGAAGAAGCCCGACGACCACCCCGGCGTGCAGGAAGGCGACTTCCTCCAACCCGGCACGCAACAGGTGGCCGCCGGCTACTGCATCTACGGCCCGCAGACCACCCTGGTGCTGACCGTGGGCAACGGCGTGGCCATGTTCACGCTCGACCGCGAGCAAGGCAGCTTCGTGCTGACGCAGGAAGACATCCAGATTCCGGTGGACACGAAGGAATTTGCGATCAACATGAGCAACATGCGCCACTGGGACGAGCCCATGAAGCGCTACATCGACGAATGCCTGGCCGGCAAGGAAGGCCCGCGCGGCAAGGACTTCAACATGCGCTGGATTGCCAGCATGGTGGCCGACGTGCACCGCATCCTGATGCGCGGCGGCGTGTTCATGTACCCGTGGGACAAGCGCGAGCCCGAAAAGGCCGGCAAGCTGCGCCTGATGTACGAGGCCAACCCCATGAGCTGGCTGGTCGAGCAGGCCGGCGGCGCGGCCACGAACGGCAAGCAGCGCATCCTGGACCTGAAGCCCACCAAGCTGCACGAGCGCGTGAGCGTGATGTTGGGTTCGCGTAACGAAGTTGAGCGTTTGACCCAGTACCACGCCGAAAAGGCCTGA
- the tnpB gene encoding IS66 family insertion sequence element accessory protein TnpB (TnpB, as the term is used for proteins encoded by IS66 family insertion elements, is considered an accessory protein, since TnpC, encoded by a neighboring gene, is a DDE family transposase.), with product MIRIDAVWLAAEPLDMRAGTDTALSRVVQVFGSAKPYHAYLFANRRANRMKVLVHDGIGIWLCARRLHQGRFLWANTALGAQMALSREQLDALVLGLPWQRLGDAGAITMA from the coding sequence GTGATCCGTATCGATGCAGTGTGGCTGGCAGCCGAGCCGTTGGATATGCGCGCGGGCACCGACACCGCGCTGTCGCGCGTCGTCCAGGTCTTCGGGTCGGCCAAGCCGTACCACGCCTACCTCTTCGCCAATCGACGCGCCAACCGCATGAAGGTGCTGGTGCACGACGGCATCGGGATCTGGCTGTGTGCGCGCCGGCTGCATCAAGGCCGATTCCTCTGGGCCAACACCGCCCTGGGAGCGCAGATGGCCCTGTCTCGTGAACAGCTCGATGCGCTCGTGCTCGGGCTGCCCTGGCAGCGCCTGGGCGATGCAGGCGCCATCACCATGGCGTGA
- a CDS encoding transposase, translating to MDTIQDSKRLPRRRHDAALKRQVLAECAKPEASVASIALAYGLNANPVHKWRRMAEVPSARQATERLTPAHSFIALPLTASQPTPAQELVIELRRGALTVKVSWPVAAASECAAWMRELLR from the coding sequence GTGGACACCATTCAAGACTCCAAACGACTCCCCCGGCGGCGGCATGACGCAGCCCTCAAGAGGCAGGTGCTGGCCGAATGCGCCAAGCCCGAAGCTTCAGTGGCCAGTATCGCGCTGGCCTATGGCCTGAACGCGAACCCGGTGCACAAATGGCGCCGGATGGCCGAGGTACCGTCGGCGCGCCAAGCCACTGAGAGATTGACTCCCGCACACTCCTTCATCGCGCTGCCGCTCACGGCCTCGCAGCCCACACCGGCGCAAGAACTCGTCATCGAACTGCGCCGCGGCGCGCTCACGGTCAAGGTCTCCTGGCCCGTGGCCGCTGCGTCCGAGTGCGCGGCCTGGATGCGCGAGCTGCTGCGGTGA
- a CDS encoding DEAD/DEAH box helicase, with product MIWLLVSAGITLTATAMSWWNNGRTADVDAEITRLNGQHAQLQLADAAARRQLLAGYIDSFARLVAGELAVRKAVEADLTRCLEKSRAVRQRRFGAREGVSLQRATLELELALGRVSAERVHLEALERSLAVDADATTLPDTGSLQLPGNFPRWGACIDGVDGGTLPRSLHGYAVRTLDGEGGDPSRGVVVAVDHVARTVTLSTSRRPLLEANQSDGREPLRAVVQRRDADGIHLHAHGVPLLLHAGRDGAAMALLPEQEVEVYPEVWTLGELCELDSARPLHVRLNPSVHGNRGRWSAIRLAFQQAQLAQLTAAAERLAAFPETDPPWRLHELDSGRLAFSIGDVTLETEPSLASMAFELKAVHLHAEPAPPLSMRVHAELCAFVSGTDDDAELSGSQFVPFLEAIHDELGSLQARTLQQHTALRLRKLSMIYQDQEEHMRTSRSIGVVVTEQKRQGRLLTVLLVGGKTPSWLSASLQAPAGSRLRACHSHAAWDVVSAQWIDPKYGLLTLELAVPPQALLREVAPFEIHRLELANEGSQQQTLSRALERTIQGRFVSTGVHTTLIGLPGETVPNEILGSEAVAQLLTTDTDVVAIWGPPGTGKTTTLVKWLLSIFPEGDESAWPTILMTAPTHVAVTKLLGDLLEKAPWLEAGSVRYAGVERIQGSGLEAIWHQALINALDPGTRGLVTDEGAGARWITVLRTPEGRQAASRWLLGSRYVHAVTCVGIARRDHALWDRSFDIAIIDETGKAFGAELMIPCSVARRVVMVGDHNQLPPTVTSEALDPRIGYRLPFDEVKDLLARNSFQDIFEQLPAHKKGMLTQQHRMHADIGDLVGHLFYEGRLTSSRHGGRWRLTRRRLMFLDFSCVRDYRHVQPEGSSSQENVTEREALLALLYRLSMRNRMQVRRALVICPYEAQRQAVQHALQGTRQTFSVEVTTVDAVQGGEADAVILMMTRSHGGVQFLLDRHRLNVALSRAREAVIVLGHRQALSPRRGGPVHALIEEGERRGTLKCVEVQSDDPGWRRLADWVVP from the coding sequence ATGATCTGGCTCTTGGTGTCCGCCGGCATCACGCTGACGGCCACCGCCATGTCTTGGTGGAACAACGGTCGCACCGCCGACGTAGACGCGGAGATCACTCGGCTGAACGGTCAGCATGCGCAACTGCAGCTAGCCGATGCGGCGGCACGTCGTCAGTTACTCGCGGGCTACATCGACTCGTTCGCACGTTTGGTCGCCGGGGAGCTGGCCGTGCGCAAAGCCGTCGAAGCCGACCTGACGAGATGCCTAGAAAAGTCCCGTGCGGTTCGGCAGCGACGCTTCGGTGCACGTGAAGGCGTGTCCTTACAGCGGGCCACACTGGAACTGGAGCTTGCGTTGGGCCGTGTGTCCGCAGAGCGGGTGCACCTAGAGGCATTGGAACGCTCGCTTGCGGTCGACGCTGATGCCACGACACTCCCGGATACCGGTAGCTTGCAACTCCCCGGCAACTTCCCACGATGGGGTGCCTGCATCGATGGGGTCGACGGCGGCACGCTGCCTCGTTCGCTGCACGGCTACGCGGTCCGGACGCTGGACGGCGAAGGCGGAGACCCAAGCCGCGGTGTGGTGGTCGCCGTGGACCACGTCGCTCGCACTGTCACGCTGTCGACGTCCCGCCGCCCGCTGCTGGAAGCCAATCAGTCGGATGGACGAGAGCCGTTGAGGGCGGTGGTTCAACGTCGCGATGCCGACGGCATCCATCTGCATGCCCACGGCGTTCCGCTGCTGCTGCATGCCGGGCGGGATGGCGCTGCGATGGCGTTGCTGCCAGAGCAAGAGGTCGAGGTCTATCCGGAGGTGTGGACCCTTGGCGAGTTGTGCGAGCTCGACAGCGCACGCCCGCTTCACGTCCGGCTGAACCCGAGCGTCCATGGCAACCGAGGCCGTTGGTCGGCGATCCGCTTGGCCTTCCAACAAGCACAACTCGCGCAGCTGACCGCGGCCGCCGAGCGCCTCGCGGCGTTTCCCGAGACCGATCCGCCCTGGCGCCTGCACGAGCTGGATTCGGGACGGCTCGCGTTTTCGATCGGCGATGTGACGCTGGAGACCGAACCCAGCCTTGCATCTATGGCGTTCGAGTTGAAGGCCGTCCACTTGCACGCCGAACCTGCCCCGCCGCTGTCGATGCGCGTTCACGCGGAACTGTGTGCCTTCGTCTCCGGCACGGACGACGACGCCGAACTAAGTGGCTCGCAGTTCGTGCCGTTCCTCGAAGCCATCCACGACGAACTCGGCAGCCTGCAAGCGCGCACGTTGCAGCAGCACACCGCGCTGCGACTGCGCAAGCTGTCTATGATCTACCAGGACCAAGAAGAACACATGCGTACCAGCCGCTCCATCGGCGTGGTGGTGACCGAGCAGAAGCGCCAAGGCCGGCTTCTGACGGTGCTTTTGGTAGGTGGAAAGACGCCCTCATGGTTGTCTGCTTCGCTGCAAGCCCCGGCCGGCTCCCGCCTGAGGGCCTGCCACTCGCACGCCGCCTGGGACGTGGTGTCGGCCCAATGGATCGACCCCAAGTATGGGCTGCTGACGCTGGAACTGGCTGTGCCGCCACAGGCCTTGTTGCGCGAAGTCGCACCGTTCGAGATTCACCGACTGGAGCTCGCCAATGAGGGGTCGCAGCAGCAGACGCTATCGCGTGCACTGGAGCGCACGATCCAGGGGCGTTTCGTATCGACTGGTGTCCACACCACGCTGATCGGGTTGCCCGGCGAGACGGTTCCCAACGAAATACTCGGAAGCGAGGCTGTCGCGCAGCTGCTTACGACGGACACTGACGTGGTGGCCATCTGGGGACCGCCGGGCACGGGCAAGACAACTACTCTTGTCAAGTGGCTGCTGTCCATCTTCCCGGAAGGCGACGAGTCCGCGTGGCCGACCATCCTGATGACTGCCCCCACGCATGTGGCCGTCACCAAGCTGCTCGGCGACCTGCTGGAAAAGGCGCCTTGGCTGGAGGCGGGGAGCGTGCGTTACGCGGGGGTGGAGCGCATCCAGGGTTCAGGGCTCGAAGCCATCTGGCACCAAGCCCTGATCAATGCGCTCGATCCAGGCACGCGTGGGCTGGTTACCGACGAGGGCGCGGGTGCACGGTGGATTACGGTGCTACGCACGCCGGAAGGCCGGCAAGCCGCTTCGCGCTGGCTGCTGGGCTCGCGTTATGTGCATGCGGTCACCTGTGTCGGAATAGCCCGGCGCGACCACGCGCTGTGGGACCGCTCGTTCGACATCGCCATCATCGACGAAACCGGGAAGGCCTTTGGTGCGGAGCTGATGATTCCGTGTTCTGTGGCACGCCGCGTGGTGATGGTGGGGGACCACAACCAGCTGCCGCCCACCGTGACCAGCGAAGCGCTGGATCCCCGGATCGGCTACCGCCTGCCTTTCGACGAAGTGAAGGACCTGCTGGCGCGCAACAGCTTCCAGGACATCTTCGAACAGCTGCCCGCCCACAAGAAGGGCATGCTGACGCAGCAGCACCGCATGCATGCCGACATTGGTGACCTCGTTGGCCACCTGTTCTACGAAGGCCGCCTCACTTCGTCGCGGCACGGCGGCCGCTGGCGCCTGACACGTCGTCGCCTCATGTTCCTCGATTTCTCCTGTGTCCGGGACTACCGTCACGTTCAACCCGAGGGGTCAAGCTCGCAGGAAAACGTCACCGAGCGCGAGGCCCTGCTGGCCCTGCTCTATCGCCTGAGCATGCGCAACCGAATGCAGGTTCGCCGCGCCCTGGTCATCTGTCCCTACGAAGCCCAGCGCCAGGCAGTGCAGCACGCGCTGCAGGGGACCCGGCAAACCTTCAGCGTGGAAGTTACCACTGTCGACGCCGTGCAGGGAGGCGAAGCTGACGCCGTGATCTTGATGATGACTCGCAGCCATGGCGGGGTGCAATTCCTGCTCGACCGTCACCGGTTGAACGTCGCGTTGTCGCGGGCCCGCGAGGCAGTGATTGTGCTGGGACATCGGCAGGCGTTGAGCCCGCGGCGCGGCGGCCCGGTCCACGCATTGATCGAGGAAGGTGAGCGCCGCGGAACTCTCAAGTGCGTCGAGGTTCAATCCGACGACCCCGGCTGGCGCCGGCTTGCCGACTGGGTCGTCCCCTGA
- a CDS encoding DUF6361 family protein, translating into MGRLGWVDFSSDDRDRVREVLALLKEAGTLDELGIGQVRDAFSDAMFPGLSTIQTCARYFLAVPKLLLDWAELPDAKRRKKPLAEYLARAENDLARVLKANHERLGISPTDIIGHTAVATGGVERRPSSTYWNGLRVFGIVDTKQSLAEFCREWRRDHHAHGLVEADDGTDDPDHRFETKVRRPPSSHGPLRDTLTLDLNKKEAAFLETRIRDAKGLAHSVMAQLLSSGLAAGALSGETTRFGAFAQWAHGQKTLSAQSRETIAAADQFSRAVEGAHIVFNRLMARRFEITRLADETRTRFRDWRADARATELFHAEAPDVWLSAAVHGQLKVRGQTRDFLVAWNDAMRADKPMRFLEDLVEAQAKGNKKERSLLLRGPQQASSWFGMEALDYRWQTARRMLKDIAEPAAC; encoded by the coding sequence GTGGGTCGCCTGGGATGGGTCGATTTTTCGTCCGATGACCGAGATCGGGTCCGTGAGGTGCTGGCTTTGCTCAAGGAGGCCGGCACGCTGGATGAATTGGGCATTGGCCAGGTCCGCGACGCGTTCTCGGACGCTATGTTTCCGGGCCTGTCCACCATTCAAACCTGCGCGAGGTACTTCCTGGCGGTCCCCAAGCTGCTGCTTGACTGGGCCGAACTCCCGGATGCGAAGAGGCGCAAGAAGCCATTGGCCGAGTACCTGGCGCGCGCCGAGAATGATCTTGCCCGCGTCCTTAAGGCAAATCATGAGCGCTTGGGTATTTCGCCGACCGACATCATTGGTCACACGGCGGTCGCCACCGGCGGCGTCGAGCGGCGTCCGTCGTCGACGTACTGGAACGGACTTCGAGTCTTCGGAATCGTGGATACCAAGCAATCGCTGGCGGAGTTTTGCCGCGAGTGGCGACGTGATCACCATGCCCACGGTCTGGTCGAGGCGGACGATGGCACCGACGACCCAGACCACCGGTTCGAAACCAAGGTCCGCCGCCCGCCAAGCTCGCATGGGCCGCTGCGCGACACCCTGACGCTCGACCTAAACAAGAAGGAAGCGGCGTTCCTCGAGACGCGCATCCGCGACGCTAAGGGCCTCGCGCACAGCGTTATGGCGCAGCTGCTGTCGTCCGGACTTGCCGCAGGTGCCCTGTCCGGCGAGACGACCCGGTTTGGCGCTTTTGCGCAGTGGGCCCATGGCCAAAAAACGCTGAGTGCGCAAAGCCGCGAGACGATCGCCGCCGCAGACCAGTTCAGCCGCGCGGTCGAGGGCGCCCACATCGTGTTCAACAGACTGATGGCGCGCCGCTTCGAGATCACGCGGCTCGCCGATGAAACCCGCACGCGCTTTCGGGACTGGCGCGCGGATGCGCGAGCCACCGAGCTCTTCCACGCCGAAGCGCCCGATGTCTGGCTTAGCGCGGCAGTACACGGTCAGCTGAAGGTGCGCGGTCAGACCCGGGATTTTCTGGTTGCCTGGAACGATGCGATGCGTGCCGACAAGCCTATGAGGTTCCTTGAAGACCTGGTGGAGGCGCAGGCCAAGGGCAACAAGAAGGAACGCTCGCTGTTGCTGCGTGGGCCGCAGCAGGCGTCGTCTTGGTTCGGCATGGAAGCGCTGGACTACCGCTGGCAGACCGCGCGCAGGATGCTCAAGGACATCGCGGAACCCGCGGCATGCTGA
- a CDS encoding phospholipase D family protein: protein MLSIKDDRLDYGQELQPPEGFQLDIALATTYSLDLGALVAASLALHMDQTLEGDISSERLALLECLDQLQGRLLVFHQSGCIHVPGEFNRLFSLLEPLLVPCMAMDGADGAYASFHPKVWLMRFCSIADPNERVFRLVVLSRNLTFDRSWDVAVALDGTPSGRRRREQPDALQDFLRTLPASTQHASLLDNMRESLSDVVWDAPPFFDRVAMLPGHGAKEGRSHRTPFASDLMTGRFDELLVVSPFLDVDPDSMLQHLALRTTGSKTLISRADTLDAVRAGSLDGWQVQRLRDAVVDGEERLGQSRAAPQNLHAKLVVVRVGKNAYWHIGSANMTNAAFGKPGKSAPRNQEFMLRLDGANNRAGPAALMKEWSKHDVFTAHVFAEPTGATAEERQRLRRLTHQLVSCQWRLQAQPSGENHWRVELSLDPEPVVPPDFAVSVGLLCRDAWKPLASRTAWDTLRLTEISAFVPVEISGQGGTVLARFSVQARVSAELSDARRRAVFKETVGSREKLLSYLHMLLDSEGFKGVKEKSKGGAGDMFGIDGSGGLYERLLRAAARAPERIARALHVWQRARDEGVELPEELAELFTGFEPFCKRHPE, encoded by the coding sequence ATGCTGAGCATCAAGGACGACCGCCTCGACTACGGCCAAGAGCTCCAGCCACCCGAGGGGTTCCAGCTGGACATCGCCCTCGCGACGACCTATTCCCTCGATCTGGGCGCCCTGGTGGCGGCCTCCCTGGCCCTTCACATGGACCAGACGCTCGAGGGAGACATCTCGAGCGAGCGCCTGGCGCTGTTGGAGTGCTTGGACCAGCTGCAGGGACGTTTGCTGGTCTTTCACCAAAGCGGCTGCATTCACGTACCCGGCGAGTTCAATCGACTTTTTTCCCTGCTGGAACCGCTGCTCGTGCCTTGCATGGCGATGGATGGCGCGGACGGCGCGTACGCATCGTTCCATCCCAAGGTCTGGCTCATGCGCTTTTGCTCGATCGCGGATCCAAACGAGCGGGTGTTCCGGCTCGTGGTTCTGTCGCGCAACCTCACCTTCGACCGCAGCTGGGATGTGGCCGTCGCGCTGGACGGCACCCCCTCGGGCAGACGGCGCCGGGAGCAACCCGATGCGCTGCAGGATTTCCTTCGCACGCTCCCCGCATCGACGCAACACGCCAGCCTGCTCGACAACATGCGCGAGTCGCTTAGCGATGTCGTTTGGGATGCCCCGCCGTTCTTCGATCGCGTGGCCATGCTGCCCGGCCACGGCGCCAAGGAAGGACGCAGCCACCGGACGCCGTTCGCCTCGGACCTCATGACGGGACGATTCGACGAACTGCTGGTCGTTTCCCCGTTTCTGGACGTTGATCCGGACAGCATGCTGCAGCACCTCGCTCTCCGGACCACGGGCAGCAAGACCCTCATCAGCCGCGCCGATACCTTGGACGCCGTCCGCGCGGGCAGCCTGGACGGTTGGCAGGTGCAGCGACTTCGGGACGCCGTCGTGGATGGCGAGGAACGCCTGGGCCAGTCACGGGCTGCGCCCCAGAACCTGCACGCAAAGCTTGTCGTGGTCCGGGTGGGCAAGAACGCGTACTGGCACATCGGGTCCGCCAACATGACGAACGCGGCCTTTGGCAAACCCGGCAAAAGCGCTCCTCGCAACCAGGAATTCATGCTTCGGTTGGACGGCGCGAACAACCGTGCGGGGCCCGCGGCGCTCATGAAGGAGTGGTCCAAGCACGACGTGTTCACCGCGCACGTCTTCGCGGAACCCACGGGCGCGACCGCGGAGGAGCGCCAGCGACTCAGACGCCTCACCCATCAGTTGGTGTCCTGCCAATGGCGCCTTCAGGCGCAACCGTCCGGCGAAAACCATTGGCGGGTCGAGTTGTCGCTCGACCCCGAACCCGTGGTCCCGCCCGATTTCGCGGTGTCCGTGGGGCTGCTGTGCCGCGACGCGTGGAAACCACTGGCCTCGCGAACCGCTTGGGACACGCTGCGCTTGACGGAGATCAGCGCCTTCGTGCCAGTGGAAATCAGCGGACAGGGCGGCACTGTCCTGGCCCGGTTTTCCGTGCAGGCACGCGTGTCGGCCGAACTCTCGGACGCGCGCCGTCGTGCCGTCTTCAAGGAGACGGTCGGCTCGAGGGAGAAGCTGCTGAGCTACCTTCACATGCTGTTGGATTCGGAAGGCTTCAAGGGCGTGAAGGAAAAAAGCAAGGGCGGCGCGGGTGACATGTTCGGCATCGACGGCAGTGGCGGCCTGTACGAACGCCTGCTGCGCGCCGCCGCCCGAGCGCCCGAGCGCATCGCCAGGGCCCTGCATGTCTGGCAGCGTGCGCGCGACGAAGGCGTCGAACTGCCGGAAGAGCTCGCCGAGCTGTTCACGGGTTTTGAGCCATTCTGCAAAAGGCATCCCGAATGA